One Falco biarmicus isolate bFalBia1 chromosome 9, bFalBia1.pri, whole genome shotgun sequence genomic region harbors:
- the BBLN gene encoding bublin coiled-coil protein: MAGPNGEPHVPPGGAGRSDDGDGDGDAFGEEEYAAINSMLDQINSCLDHLEEKNDYLHACLKELLESNRQTRLEFQQQSEQQNTEADVQGSQPPA; this comes from the exons ATGGCGGGGCCCAACGGGGAGCCCCACGTGCCGCCGGGGGGCGCCGGCCGCAGCGACgacggggacggggacggggacgCCTTCGGGGAGGAAG AGTATGCAGCCATAAACTCCATGCTGGACCAGATCAACTCCTGCTTGGATCACCTGGAGGAAAAGAATGATTATCTACATGCCTGCTTGAAAGAACTGCTGGAGTCCAACCGCCAGACCCGTCTGGAGTTCCAGCAGCAGAGCGAGCAGCAGAATACAGAAGCTGATGTGCAGGGATCACAGCCTCCTGCCTAG
- the CIZ1 gene encoding cip1-interacting zinc finger protein isoform X3 — protein MFNQQQFQQQLLQLQHLLQQQQQQHHHHPAAQQGGRGLPPPQQQQMLSLRATNQPSLLNANPMLQRALLMQQMQGNLRGFNMTAPALQQFFPQATRHSLLGPPPVGVSLKPTRLGFPGLPFQRQNRTFRKDFQRVPDRKRELDPGSSSQAQGDEKMEIPEGMQAGSEQNNSLPSTEPRTPTESVLNTEPAAKRLKSETEEAALEDATGSKEAGESSAHVQADGTSVAKEYTAEDLSKERKFSEEPKAPEQVLSSGGSLKVTIQQSSESRAISTTALKPGHWTCEVGTADPNPESVLKFYCYICKTNCCSQQNFQSHMAGIQHQQRLGEIQHMSNVCFVSLLPMVKEQKVPAEKDGETQQRWCNTCQIHFTGDLIKHRRTQEHKLAKRALRPFCTVCSRHFKTPRKFVEHMKSPEHKQKAKEVRLGEKELGSPEDSEELITVDAVGCFEDDDDEEEEEEGGAGEEEDLDVVLTENEDSATKQTGLKEVSLEDYEGSEKYCPDTAYGLDFLVPVAGYLCRLCHKFYHSDSAARLAHCKSLMHFENFQGSSSQLLDDPKQPPATAADTSKMNDDRGIDKEGTELSALQKQALRSPEGRGELAPSAAEGKSLGSMTDDVCGIAVVEEENLQEESKSTAASADCPLPEENRTAKELLGHAVCKEEADAAEQSEDTEDCQDPGSGGGSGQNEAANAGQEAAAEPSSLAKGETASLTSAGCRRSTRRKPR, from the exons CCATCGCTGCTCAATGCCAATCCCATGCTTCAGCGGGCCTTACTCATGCAGCAGATGCAAG GAAACCTACGTGGATTTAACATGACAGCgccagcactgcagcagtttTTCCCTCAGGCTACAAGACATTCCCTCCTAGGGCCACCACCTGTTGGGGTCTCCTTGAAGCCAACTCGGCTGGGCTTCCCAGGCCTTCCCTTCCAGCGGCAGAACCGGACTTTTCGCAAG GACTTCCAGAGGGTCCCTGACAGGAAGCGGGAACTAGATCCTGGTTCTTCATCTCAGGCACAAGGtgatgagaaaatggaaatcCCAGAGGGAATGCAAGCAGGGTCAGAGCAGAACAATTCCTTGCCATCCACAG AACCAAGAACTCCAACAGAATCTGTGTTGAACACTGAGCCTGCTGCAAAAAGACTGAAGAG TGAGACTGAGGAGGCTGCATTAGAGGATGCCACAGGCAGCAAGGAAGCAGGAGAGTCAAGCGCCCATGTTCAAGCTGATG GTACAAGCGTTGCAAAGGAGTACACAGCTGAAGATCTCTCTAAAGAGAGGAAATTCTCTGAGGAACCAAAGGCTCCTGAG CAGGTGTTGAGTTCTGGAGGTTCACTGAAAGTGACTATCCAGCAGAGCAGCGAGAGCAGAGCTATCAGTACAACAGCTCTGAAACCAGGGCACTGGACCTGCGAGGTGGGCACAGCTGATCCCAACCCTGAATCGGTCCTTAAATTCTACTGTTACATCTGCAAGACcaactgctgcagccagcag AATTTCCAATCCCACATGGCTGGAATTCAGCACCAGCAGCGACTTGGGGAGATCCAGCACATGAgcaatgtttgttttgtttcactaCTGCCCATGGTGAAGGAGCAGAAGGTGCCTGCAGAAAAAGATGG AGAGACCCAGCAGCGATGGTGTAATACTTGTCAGATACACTTCACAGGGGATCTAATCAAACATCGCAGGACCCAAGAACACAAG CTGGCCAAACGTGCGCTTCGTCCTTTCTGCACTGTCTGCAGCCGCCATTTCAAGACACCTCGCAAGTTCGTGGAGCATATGAAGTCCCCTGAGCACAAACAGAAAGCCAAAGAG GTGAGGCTAGGAGAGAAGGAGTTGGGCAGCCCAGAGGATTCGGAGGAGTTGATCACAGTGGATGCTGTTGGCTGttttgaagatgatgatgatgaagaggaggaagaggagggaggagctGGTGAGGAGGAAGACCTTGATGTAGTGCTGACAGAGAATGAGGATTCTGCTACCAAGCAG ACTGGGCTGAAGGAAGTGTCTTTGGAGGATTACGAAGGAAGTGAGAAGTATTGTCCAGACACGGCCTATG GCCTGGATTTTCTGGTCCCCGTCGCAGGTTACCTCTGCAGGCTGTGTCACAAATTCTACCATAGCGACTCTGCTGCCCGGCTCGCACACTGCAAGTCCCTGATGCATTTTGAGAACTTTCAG GGCTCCAGCTCCCAATTGCTGGATGATCCGAAACAGCCTCCTGCTACAGCAGCAGATACCAGCAAGATGAATGATGATCGTGGGATAGACAAGGAGGGTACAGAGCTGTCAGCCCTGCAAAAGCAAGCTCTGAGGTCTCCGGAGGGCAGGGGTGAGCTGGCcccctctgcagcagagggCAAAAGCCTCGGCAGCATGACTGATGATGTGTGTGGAATCGCAGTggtagaagaagaaaatctaCAGGAAGAGAGCAAGTCCACTGCCGCTAGTGCCGACTGCCCGCTCCCCGAAGAGAACCGCACCGCAAAGGAGttgctgggacatgctgtgtgCAAGGAGGAAGCTGACGCAGCCGAGCAAAGTGAAGACACAGAAGATTGCCAGGATCCGGGGAGCGGAGGGGGTTCAGGACAGAACGAGGCAGCCAACGCaggccaggaggcagcagcagagccctccTCCCTCGCCAAAGGTGAGACAGCCAGTCTTACCTCTGCTGGGTGCAGACGCTCTACTAGGCGCAAACCCAGATAG
- the CIZ1 gene encoding cip1-interacting zinc finger protein isoform X1: protein MFNQQQFQQQLLQLQHLLQQQQQQHHHHPAAQQGGRGLPPPQQQQMLSLRATNQPSLLNANPMLQRALLMQQMQGNLRGFNMTAPALQQFFPQATRHSLLGPPPVGVSLKPTRLGFPGLPFQRQNRTFRKDFQRVPDRKRELDPGSSSQAQGDEKMEIPEGMQAGSEQNNSLPSTEPRTPTESVLNTEPAAKRLKSETEEAALEDATGSKEAGESSAHVQADGTSVAKEYTAEDLSKERKFSEEPKAPEQVLSSGGSLKVTIQQSSESRAISTTALKPGHWTCEVGTADPNPESVLKFYCYICKTNCCSQQNFQSHMAGIQHQQRLGEIQHMSNVCFVSLLPMVKEQKVPAEKDGETQQRWCNTCQIHFTGDLIKHRRTQEHKLAKRALRPFCTVCSRHFKTPRKFVEHMKSPEHKQKAKEVRLGEKELGSPEDSEELITVDAVGCFEDDDDEEEEEEGGAGEEEDLDVVLTENEDSATKQTGLKEVSLEDYEGSEKYCPDTAYGLDFLVPVAGYLCRLCHKFYHSDSAARLAHCKSLMHFENFQRYKAARHHATAAYPEAPLHSQGSSSQLLDDPKQPPATAADTSKMNDDRGIDKEGTELSALQKQALRSPEGRGELAPSAAEGKSLGSMTDDVCGIAVVEEENLQEESKSTAASADCPLPEENRTAKELLGHAVCKEEADAAEQSEDTEDCQDPGSGGGSGQNEAANAGQEAAAEPSSLAKGETASLTSAGCRRSTRRKPR from the exons CCATCGCTGCTCAATGCCAATCCCATGCTTCAGCGGGCCTTACTCATGCAGCAGATGCAAG GAAACCTACGTGGATTTAACATGACAGCgccagcactgcagcagtttTTCCCTCAGGCTACAAGACATTCCCTCCTAGGGCCACCACCTGTTGGGGTCTCCTTGAAGCCAACTCGGCTGGGCTTCCCAGGCCTTCCCTTCCAGCGGCAGAACCGGACTTTTCGCAAG GACTTCCAGAGGGTCCCTGACAGGAAGCGGGAACTAGATCCTGGTTCTTCATCTCAGGCACAAGGtgatgagaaaatggaaatcCCAGAGGGAATGCAAGCAGGGTCAGAGCAGAACAATTCCTTGCCATCCACAG AACCAAGAACTCCAACAGAATCTGTGTTGAACACTGAGCCTGCTGCAAAAAGACTGAAGAG TGAGACTGAGGAGGCTGCATTAGAGGATGCCACAGGCAGCAAGGAAGCAGGAGAGTCAAGCGCCCATGTTCAAGCTGATG GTACAAGCGTTGCAAAGGAGTACACAGCTGAAGATCTCTCTAAAGAGAGGAAATTCTCTGAGGAACCAAAGGCTCCTGAG CAGGTGTTGAGTTCTGGAGGTTCACTGAAAGTGACTATCCAGCAGAGCAGCGAGAGCAGAGCTATCAGTACAACAGCTCTGAAACCAGGGCACTGGACCTGCGAGGTGGGCACAGCTGATCCCAACCCTGAATCGGTCCTTAAATTCTACTGTTACATCTGCAAGACcaactgctgcagccagcag AATTTCCAATCCCACATGGCTGGAATTCAGCACCAGCAGCGACTTGGGGAGATCCAGCACATGAgcaatgtttgttttgtttcactaCTGCCCATGGTGAAGGAGCAGAAGGTGCCTGCAGAAAAAGATGG AGAGACCCAGCAGCGATGGTGTAATACTTGTCAGATACACTTCACAGGGGATCTAATCAAACATCGCAGGACCCAAGAACACAAG CTGGCCAAACGTGCGCTTCGTCCTTTCTGCACTGTCTGCAGCCGCCATTTCAAGACACCTCGCAAGTTCGTGGAGCATATGAAGTCCCCTGAGCACAAACAGAAAGCCAAAGAG GTGAGGCTAGGAGAGAAGGAGTTGGGCAGCCCAGAGGATTCGGAGGAGTTGATCACAGTGGATGCTGTTGGCTGttttgaagatgatgatgatgaagaggaggaagaggagggaggagctGGTGAGGAGGAAGACCTTGATGTAGTGCTGACAGAGAATGAGGATTCTGCTACCAAGCAG ACTGGGCTGAAGGAAGTGTCTTTGGAGGATTACGAAGGAAGTGAGAAGTATTGTCCAGACACGGCCTATG GCCTGGATTTTCTGGTCCCCGTCGCAGGTTACCTCTGCAGGCTGTGTCACAAATTCTACCATAGCGACTCTGCTGCCCGGCTCGCACACTGCAAGTCCCTGATGCATTTTGAGAACTTTCAG aGATACAAGGCAGCGAGGCATCATGCCACAGCTGCCTACCCCGAGGCTCCTTTGCATTCCCAGGGCTCCAGCTCCCAATTGCTGGATGATCCGAAACAGCCTCCTGCTACAGCAGCAGATACCAGCAAGATGAATGATGATCGTGGGATAGACAAGGAGGGTACAGAGCTGTCAGCCCTGCAAAAGCAAGCTCTGAGGTCTCCGGAGGGCAGGGGTGAGCTGGCcccctctgcagcagagggCAAAAGCCTCGGCAGCATGACTGATGATGTGTGTGGAATCGCAGTggtagaagaagaaaatctaCAGGAAGAGAGCAAGTCCACTGCCGCTAGTGCCGACTGCCCGCTCCCCGAAGAGAACCGCACCGCAAAGGAGttgctgggacatgctgtgtgCAAGGAGGAAGCTGACGCAGCCGAGCAAAGTGAAGACACAGAAGATTGCCAGGATCCGGGGAGCGGAGGGGGTTCAGGACAGAACGAGGCAGCCAACGCaggccaggaggcagcagcagagccctccTCCCTCGCCAAAGGTGAGACAGCCAGTCTTACCTCTGCTGGGTGCAGACGCTCTACTAGGCGCAAACCCAGATAG
- the CIZ1 gene encoding cip1-interacting zinc finger protein isoform X2, with protein sequence MFNQQQFQQQLLQLQHLLQQQQQQHHHHPAAQQGGRGLPPPQQQQMLSLRATNQPSLLNANPMLQRALLMQQMQGNLRGFNMTAPALQQFFPQATRHSLLGPPPVGVSLKPTRLGFPGLPFQRQNRTFRKDFQRVPDRKRELDPGSSSQAQGDEKMEIPEGMQAGSEQNNSLPSTEPRTPTESVLNTEPAAKRLKSETEEAALEDATGSKEAGESSAHVQADGTSVAKEYTAEDLSKERKFSEEPKAPEVLSSGGSLKVTIQQSSESRAISTTALKPGHWTCEVGTADPNPESVLKFYCYICKTNCCSQQNFQSHMAGIQHQQRLGEIQHMSNVCFVSLLPMVKEQKVPAEKDGETQQRWCNTCQIHFTGDLIKHRRTQEHKLAKRALRPFCTVCSRHFKTPRKFVEHMKSPEHKQKAKEVRLGEKELGSPEDSEELITVDAVGCFEDDDDEEEEEEGGAGEEEDLDVVLTENEDSATKQTGLKEVSLEDYEGSEKYCPDTAYGLDFLVPVAGYLCRLCHKFYHSDSAARLAHCKSLMHFENFQRYKAARHHATAAYPEAPLHSQGSSSQLLDDPKQPPATAADTSKMNDDRGIDKEGTELSALQKQALRSPEGRGELAPSAAEGKSLGSMTDDVCGIAVVEEENLQEESKSTAASADCPLPEENRTAKELLGHAVCKEEADAAEQSEDTEDCQDPGSGGGSGQNEAANAGQEAAAEPSSLAKGETASLTSAGCRRSTRRKPR encoded by the exons CCATCGCTGCTCAATGCCAATCCCATGCTTCAGCGGGCCTTACTCATGCAGCAGATGCAAG GAAACCTACGTGGATTTAACATGACAGCgccagcactgcagcagtttTTCCCTCAGGCTACAAGACATTCCCTCCTAGGGCCACCACCTGTTGGGGTCTCCTTGAAGCCAACTCGGCTGGGCTTCCCAGGCCTTCCCTTCCAGCGGCAGAACCGGACTTTTCGCAAG GACTTCCAGAGGGTCCCTGACAGGAAGCGGGAACTAGATCCTGGTTCTTCATCTCAGGCACAAGGtgatgagaaaatggaaatcCCAGAGGGAATGCAAGCAGGGTCAGAGCAGAACAATTCCTTGCCATCCACAG AACCAAGAACTCCAACAGAATCTGTGTTGAACACTGAGCCTGCTGCAAAAAGACTGAAGAG TGAGACTGAGGAGGCTGCATTAGAGGATGCCACAGGCAGCAAGGAAGCAGGAGAGTCAAGCGCCCATGTTCAAGCTGATG GTACAAGCGTTGCAAAGGAGTACACAGCTGAAGATCTCTCTAAAGAGAGGAAATTCTCTGAGGAACCAAAGGCTCCTGAG GTGTTGAGTTCTGGAGGTTCACTGAAAGTGACTATCCAGCAGAGCAGCGAGAGCAGAGCTATCAGTACAACAGCTCTGAAACCAGGGCACTGGACCTGCGAGGTGGGCACAGCTGATCCCAACCCTGAATCGGTCCTTAAATTCTACTGTTACATCTGCAAGACcaactgctgcagccagcag AATTTCCAATCCCACATGGCTGGAATTCAGCACCAGCAGCGACTTGGGGAGATCCAGCACATGAgcaatgtttgttttgtttcactaCTGCCCATGGTGAAGGAGCAGAAGGTGCCTGCAGAAAAAGATGG AGAGACCCAGCAGCGATGGTGTAATACTTGTCAGATACACTTCACAGGGGATCTAATCAAACATCGCAGGACCCAAGAACACAAG CTGGCCAAACGTGCGCTTCGTCCTTTCTGCACTGTCTGCAGCCGCCATTTCAAGACACCTCGCAAGTTCGTGGAGCATATGAAGTCCCCTGAGCACAAACAGAAAGCCAAAGAG GTGAGGCTAGGAGAGAAGGAGTTGGGCAGCCCAGAGGATTCGGAGGAGTTGATCACAGTGGATGCTGTTGGCTGttttgaagatgatgatgatgaagaggaggaagaggagggaggagctGGTGAGGAGGAAGACCTTGATGTAGTGCTGACAGAGAATGAGGATTCTGCTACCAAGCAG ACTGGGCTGAAGGAAGTGTCTTTGGAGGATTACGAAGGAAGTGAGAAGTATTGTCCAGACACGGCCTATG GCCTGGATTTTCTGGTCCCCGTCGCAGGTTACCTCTGCAGGCTGTGTCACAAATTCTACCATAGCGACTCTGCTGCCCGGCTCGCACACTGCAAGTCCCTGATGCATTTTGAGAACTTTCAG aGATACAAGGCAGCGAGGCATCATGCCACAGCTGCCTACCCCGAGGCTCCTTTGCATTCCCAGGGCTCCAGCTCCCAATTGCTGGATGATCCGAAACAGCCTCCTGCTACAGCAGCAGATACCAGCAAGATGAATGATGATCGTGGGATAGACAAGGAGGGTACAGAGCTGTCAGCCCTGCAAAAGCAAGCTCTGAGGTCTCCGGAGGGCAGGGGTGAGCTGGCcccctctgcagcagagggCAAAAGCCTCGGCAGCATGACTGATGATGTGTGTGGAATCGCAGTggtagaagaagaaaatctaCAGGAAGAGAGCAAGTCCACTGCCGCTAGTGCCGACTGCCCGCTCCCCGAAGAGAACCGCACCGCAAAGGAGttgctgggacatgctgtgtgCAAGGAGGAAGCTGACGCAGCCGAGCAAAGTGAAGACACAGAAGATTGCCAGGATCCGGGGAGCGGAGGGGGTTCAGGACAGAACGAGGCAGCCAACGCaggccaggaggcagcagcagagccctccTCCCTCGCCAAAGGTGAGACAGCCAGTCTTACCTCTGCTGGGTGCAGACGCTCTACTAGGCGCAAACCCAGATAG